From Lysinibacillus sp. SGAir0095, the proteins below share one genomic window:
- a CDS encoding VWA domain-containing protein yields the protein MQNRLSILSILLLLLLLAGCSNNETEKAEAQKQETTQTEESPETEVEEQTVEVEENKDSNEEKVVGPSLPTSLEELELLPSGYTEYISTLEEEGRQLTNELTKNLPDISGNPTNEELDLYYEAILSIFQQDYVGPGELIETMKFQSIGNPEIEDSRYQFKENLNVMVILDASGSMANYEGSVTRMDAAKKAITEFVKGLPENANVGLRIYGHEGSGKNEDKALSCSSSELVYPLSNYNAANFEQSLTKVQPAGWTPIGFALSEAQKDLASFKGDSNTNIVYLVSDGISTCEDDPVGTAKSLYDSDITPIVNVIGFNVDQEGQKQLQEIANATEGTYQNVKDAQGLQDQLNEASKIAEKWVQWKTSQEGWLDFYKVDNWLDIFSYHSKEFRKWIDEGQAVGFTLTYLYQHEDKMSKESHDYLKQKNTEYHDWIEEQYAILRKDLEAMNEMNYNEAVKELENKYLNNISNTP from the coding sequence ATGCAAAATCGATTGAGCATACTATCCATTCTATTATTACTACTTCTTTTAGCTGGTTGTAGCAACAATGAAACGGAAAAAGCAGAGGCACAAAAACAAGAAACAACTCAAACAGAAGAAAGTCCAGAGACAGAAGTTGAAGAGCAAACTGTTGAGGTGGAGGAAAACAAAGATTCAAATGAAGAGAAAGTTGTTGGTCCTTCACTTCCAACTAGCTTAGAAGAGTTAGAGCTTCTACCTTCAGGCTATACGGAATACATTAGTACGCTTGAAGAGGAAGGAAGACAACTAACGAATGAATTGACTAAAAATCTTCCAGATATTTCTGGCAATCCAACAAATGAAGAATTAGATCTTTACTATGAAGCGATTCTATCAATCTTTCAACAAGATTACGTAGGGCCGGGTGAATTGATTGAAACTATGAAATTCCAATCAATTGGTAATCCAGAGATTGAAGATTCCCGCTACCAGTTTAAGGAGAACTTAAATGTAATGGTGATTTTAGATGCCTCGGGTAGTATGGCAAATTACGAGGGGAGTGTAACTCGTATGGATGCCGCTAAAAAAGCGATCACTGAATTCGTAAAGGGTTTACCTGAGAATGCTAATGTCGGTTTGCGAATTTACGGCCATGAAGGCTCAGGGAAAAATGAGGATAAGGCATTATCGTGTAGTAGTAGTGAGTTAGTTTATCCTTTAAGCAATTATAATGCAGCAAACTTTGAACAGTCGCTGACAAAAGTACAGCCAGCTGGTTGGACTCCAATTGGTTTTGCTCTAAGTGAAGCCCAAAAGGATTTAGCTTCATTTAAAGGCGATTCAAATACAAATATTGTTTATTTAGTAAGTGACGGGATTTCGACCTGTGAAGATGATCCAGTTGGAACAGCCAAATCTCTTTATGATTCGGACATTACCCCAATCGTAAATGTGATTGGTTTTAATGTTGACCAAGAAGGACAAAAACAATTACAGGAGATTGCCAATGCAACAGAAGGTACTTATCAAAATGTAAAAGATGCACAAGGTCTTCAAGATCAACTAAATGAAGCTAGTAAAATTGCGGAAAAATGGGTGCAATGGAAAACCTCCCAAGAAGGTTGGTTGGATTTTTATAAAGTAGATAATTGGCTAGATATCTTTTCTTATCATAGTAAGGAATTTAGAAAATGGATTGATGAAGGGCAGGCAGTTGGTTTTACACTTACGTATTTATATCAACATGAAGATAAGATGTCCAAAGAGTCCCATGATTATTTAAAACAGAAGAATACCGAATATCATGATTGGATTGAAGAGCAATACGCAATCCTTCGAAAAGATCTAGAAGCCATGAATGAAATGAATTATAACGAAGCAGTAAAAGAACTTGAGAATAAATATCTAAATAACATAAGTAACACACCTTAA
- a CDS encoding type II secretion system F family protein gives MDGIIAITVILTVFFFGVSLRAVYVYLTKHRELKTTVSDTLYVFDGFQKKESRREKFLAKMLHFADDFSDLGQRINFFSENGDVKKWIIQAGYPYGITVERFQGLKIFLLIIGVMVGGILLLLRFPFSQFLVILLPIAGFASSILWIRSKAKARQAEISYQLPDFLDTMSVTLQAGVGLPQALRDIVPYFVGPIKEEFERFLQEISVGVPRVEAYRLLLERNESKEFQILIKSLIQGERLGVPIAASFKQQAEEMRKLKKEMIKEKAAKASPKVTLVTTFLILPSSLILIGGLMIINMFNQNSGIFDLLK, from the coding sequence ATGGATGGAATTATAGCTATCACCGTAATCCTTACCGTTTTCTTTTTTGGGGTATCACTTAGGGCAGTCTATGTATATCTCACAAAGCATCGCGAACTGAAAACAACTGTATCCGACACCTTATATGTATTTGATGGTTTTCAAAAGAAAGAAAGTCGGAGGGAAAAGTTTTTAGCGAAGATGCTGCATTTTGCAGATGATTTTTCAGACCTTGGTCAGCGTATTAACTTCTTTAGTGAAAATGGGGATGTGAAGAAGTGGATCATTCAAGCAGGTTATCCATATGGCATTACAGTTGAGAGATTCCAAGGTTTGAAGATTTTCCTGCTTATTATCGGTGTCATGGTTGGTGGAATCCTGCTTTTGCTGAGATTTCCGTTCTCACAGTTTTTGGTCATTCTTTTGCCCATCGCTGGATTTGCGAGTAGTATCCTTTGGATTCGTTCGAAAGCAAAAGCGCGACAGGCAGAAATTTCGTACCAGCTGCCGGATTTTCTCGACACCATGAGTGTGACATTACAAGCAGGGGTTGGGTTACCGCAAGCTTTAAGGGATATTGTCCCTTATTTTGTGGGACCCATAAAAGAAGAATTTGAACGATTTCTTCAAGAAATTAGTGTCGGTGTACCGCGTGTGGAGGCCTACAGATTATTGCTTGAACGAAATGAATCAAAAGAATTTCAGATTTTAATCAAGTCTTTAATACAGGGAGAGCGACTGGGTGTTCCAATTGCAGCCTCCTTTAAACAGCAAGCTGAGGAAATGAGAAAGCTGAAGAAAGAGATGATCAAGGAAAAAGCCGCCAAAGCATCACCGAAAGTGACGCTGGTAACGACTTTCCTTATTTTACCTTCATCCCTCATTTTAATAGGCGGGCTGATGATCATTAATATGTTTAACCAAAATAGTGGGATTTTCGATTTACTTAAATAA